One genomic region from Nocardia vinacea encodes:
- a CDS encoding ESX secretion-associated protein EspG, with product MNTRTVWDFTPDEFAWVWAETGLDEYPDPISIIESASTTEEYAQLVGEISARYPHHNDADLTGPLRVLANPDLRIVCTGRSLTSHKRVRSVGAAIADLGVILFQKSGTTADFGGDIKLVVTQRQNLGKHLAATLPTAPAGAAGQMTGYTRRVRGQEQPSSYRRSDNGQLPIEERIRTLLRAPRNAEGNLRIDRYLHDRRPHPANYLSWIDIRNGHPAAGRYLFDVNDNDTTVTPATADTIANELHRRAELDHI from the coding sequence GTGAATACCCGTACAGTCTGGGACTTCACGCCCGACGAATTCGCATGGGTGTGGGCCGAAACGGGACTCGACGAGTACCCGGATCCGATCAGCATCATCGAATCAGCCTCGACGACTGAGGAATACGCACAATTGGTCGGCGAAATCAGCGCACGCTACCCACACCACAACGATGCCGATCTCACCGGACCCCTTCGAGTACTCGCCAACCCCGACCTACGGATCGTGTGCACCGGCCGATCACTCACTTCCCACAAGCGAGTCAGATCAGTCGGTGCGGCCATCGCAGATCTCGGCGTGATCCTCTTCCAAAAGTCCGGTACGACAGCCGATTTCGGCGGCGACATCAAACTCGTCGTCACCCAACGACAAAACCTCGGCAAGCACCTGGCCGCCACCCTGCCGACAGCCCCTGCCGGAGCCGCAGGCCAGATGACCGGATACACCCGACGAGTACGCGGACAAGAACAACCGAGTTCCTACCGACGCTCCGACAACGGCCAGCTTCCCATCGAAGAACGCATCCGAACCCTGCTCCGCGCGCCACGCAACGCCGAAGGCAACCTACGCATCGACCGCTACCTACACGACCGGCGACCCCACCCCGCCAACTACCTGAGCTGGATCGACATCCGCAACGGACACCCCGCTGCCGGCCGATACCTCTTCGATGTCAACGACAACGACACCACCGTGACCCCAGCCACCGCCGACACCATCGCCAACGAGCTACACCGCAGAGCCGAACTCGACCACATATAA